One genomic window of Enoplosus armatus isolate fEnoArm2 chromosome 19, fEnoArm2.hap1, whole genome shotgun sequence includes the following:
- the LOC139302648 gene encoding cytospin-B-like: MQLTGKGVAEGYLRSLAALEKKKEGGRGQRDPRRIVMLSERSWSLSRLPLPTDSSSENGTAKNTSTTLPLCKKEEPPKQRRMDRILQRQDSWSSFYTGKQDEVQSSDSIKPQDGFSALLRRHGGSRRNSLLRWCQSRTQGYKNIEITNFSSSWEDGLAFCAVYHTYLPTHIPYDTLNPTDKKKNLDLAFKTGDSVGITARLTVEEMLKADGPDWQKVLGYVESIFRHFEM, from the exons ATGCAGCTGACAGGGAAAGGTGTGGCGGAGGGATACCTTCGCAGTTTGGCTGccctggagaagaagaaagaagggggACGTGGCCAGAGAGATCCAAGGAGGATCGTGATGCTGTCTGAAAGATCTTG gAGTCTCTCTCGTCTCCCACTCCCAACTGACTCCTCCAGTGAAAATGGGACCgcaaaaaacacaagcacaacatTGCCGCTATGCAAG AAAGAAGAGCCGCCAAAACAGAGAAGGATGGACCGGATTTTACAGCGGCAGGACAGCTGGTCCAGCTTTTATACAG GAAAACAGGATGAGGTCCAAAGCTCAGATTCCATCAA ACCTCAGGATGGTTTCAGTGCTCTGCTGAGGCGTCATGGTGGCTCCAGAAGAAACTCCCTGCTGCGCTGGTGCCAGAGTCGTACCCAAGGTTATAAG AATATTGAGATCAcaaacttcagcagcagctgggaggacGGCTTGGCGTTCTGTGCTGTTTATCACACATATTTACCGACTCACATCCCGTACGACACCCTCAACCCAACAGACAAG AAGAAAAATCTGGACCTTGCTTTTAAGACAGGAGACAGTGTGGGAATCACAGCCAGACTG ACGGTGGAGGAGATGCTGAAGGCAGACGGGCCGGACTGGCAGAAGGTCCTGGGTTATGTCGAAAGCATTTTCCGTCACTTCGAGATGTGA
- the grcc10 gene encoding protein C10 — protein MASAPAQQPTLTVEQTRVVLSEVIQAFSVPENAARMEEARESACNDMGKMLQLVLPVATLIQQEVIKAYGFNNEGEGVLKFARLVKMYETQDPEIAAMSVKLKSLLLPPLSTPPIGGAIPAS, from the exons ATGGCCTCAGCTCCAGCACAGCAGCCCACCCTCACTGTTGAGCAGACCAGAG tgGTACTGAGCGAGGTGATCCAGGCCTTCTCGGTACCAGAAAACGCTGCAAGGATGGAGGAGGCTCGAGAAAGTGCCTGCAACGACATGGGCAAGATGCTGCAGCTTGTGCTCCCTGTGGCCACCCTGATTCAACAAGAGGTCATCAAAGCCTATGGCTTCAACAATGAAGGAGAGG gTGTCCTAAAATTTGCCAGATTGGTGAAGATGTATGAAACCCAGGACCCCGAAATTGCAGCCATGTCAGTTAAACTGAAGTCTCTCCTCCTGCCACCACTGTCAACACCACCTATAGGAGGTGCCATTCCAGCTTCATAG